In one window of Halomarina pelagica DNA:
- a CDS encoding DUF7536 family protein: MTDDDPASGTFERGGDGERESAGEPRAVPERPGTAAFAAALNVGRNARVGVAVGFVVAALVYAVRVFELLGPVPGTGPGPLLFLALAFVLGVGVALLATLALTLVSASRAARRL, from the coding sequence GTGACAGACGACGACCCGGCTTCCGGCACGTTCGAACGGGGCGGCGACGGCGAGCGCGAGAGCGCGGGGGAGCCGCGAGCGGTCCCCGAACGCCCCGGAACGGCCGCCTTCGCCGCGGCGCTGAACGTCGGGCGAAACGCGAGGGTCGGGGTGGCCGTCGGGTTCGTCGTCGCGGCGCTCGTCTACGCCGTCCGCGTGTTCGAACTGCTGGGTCCCGTCCCCGGTACCGGCCCGGGTCCGCTGCTCTTTCTCGCGCTCGCGTTCGTCCTCGGGGTGGGCGTCGCGCTCCTCGCGACGCTCGCGCTCACGCTCGTCTCCGCGTCCCGGGCGGCCCGTCGGCTCTGA
- a CDS encoding potassium channel family protein, translating to MNREVEYQPVSVKEVLAEMKDTAELLIDLSYSAVLLGSDAIAEEVLDLEDRMDILQMRARMSLLMAARNPEDAEALAPVLGVVGAAEKISDASGDIAKIVLEDIGLPEAMRAALPEAVETLVRATLSPDADLANRTLDDVNLETETGVRVIAIRRDGEWLTNPGADTLLAPGDVLLLRGDEEALSEVYERATGRTYETVEAAEPAIDDLERAVDSIVLMKNMSELAVDLAYGAALFDSTAVAEEVLELEAEVDALQSRFEAWTLQAASRVEDPVSLRGLVHLARSTEVISDAALEISEGVLRGLGTHPVVAEAVFESDEVIVRLRVAEGSALDGATLRDEMVATETGMRVIAVRRGSVAGTTAQSRFGRERGEWVVSPRAETELHAGDVLVAKGTRAGAGRLAELAGDDLDREYE from the coding sequence ATGAACCGCGAGGTCGAGTACCAGCCCGTCAGCGTGAAGGAGGTCCTGGCGGAGATGAAAGACACGGCGGAACTCCTCATCGACCTGTCGTACTCGGCCGTCCTCCTCGGCAGCGACGCCATCGCGGAGGAGGTGCTCGACCTCGAGGATCGGATGGACATCCTCCAGATGCGCGCCCGGATGAGCCTGCTGATGGCTGCGCGCAACCCGGAGGACGCCGAGGCGCTCGCGCCCGTCCTCGGCGTCGTCGGGGCCGCGGAGAAGATCTCCGACGCCTCCGGCGACATCGCGAAGATCGTCCTCGAGGACATCGGCCTCCCCGAGGCGATGCGCGCCGCCCTCCCGGAGGCCGTCGAGACCCTCGTGCGCGCGACGCTCTCCCCCGACGCCGACCTCGCGAACCGGACCCTCGACGACGTCAACCTCGAGACCGAGACGGGCGTGCGGGTCATCGCGATCCGGCGCGACGGCGAGTGGCTCACCAACCCCGGGGCCGACACGCTCCTCGCCCCGGGCGACGTGCTCCTCCTGCGCGGGGACGAGGAGGCGCTCTCGGAGGTGTACGAGCGGGCGACCGGCCGGACCTACGAGACCGTCGAGGCCGCCGAACCGGCGATCGACGACCTCGAGCGCGCGGTCGACTCCATCGTCCTGATGAAGAACATGAGCGAACTCGCCGTGGACCTCGCCTACGGCGCGGCGCTGTTCGACAGCACGGCCGTCGCCGAGGAGGTGCTGGAACTCGAGGCCGAGGTCGACGCCCTCCAGTCGCGCTTCGAGGCGTGGACCCTCCAGGCCGCCAGCCGCGTCGAGGATCCCGTCTCCCTCCGGGGTCTGGTCCACCTGGCGCGCTCGACGGAGGTGATCTCCGACGCCGCCCTGGAGATCAGCGAGGGGGTCCTCCGCGGACTCGGAACCCACCCCGTCGTCGCCGAGGCGGTGTTCGAGTCGGACGAGGTCATCGTCCGACTCCGGGTCGCGGAGGGGAGCGCTCTCGACGGGGCGACCCTGCGCGACGAGATGGTCGCCACCGAGACGGGCATGCGCGTCATCGCCGTCCGGCGCGGATCGGTCGCGGGCACCACAGCCCAGTCGCGTTTCGGCCGCGAGCGCGGCGAGTGGGTGGTCTCCCCGCGCGCCGAGACCGAACTCCACGCGGGCGATGTCCTCGTCGCCAAGGGGACGCGAGCCGGGGCCGGACGCCTCGCCGAACTGGCGGGCGACGACCTCGACCGGGAGTACGAGTGA
- the citZ gene encoding citrate synthase: MADELKKGLEGVLVAESELSFIDGDAGRLIYRGYSIDDLAREASFEEVVYLLWHGELPEAGDLAEFADAMATERHLADGMHDLVRELAAADEEPMAAMRTIASDLSAYDPDADADPTDREANLRKGRRLTAKLPTALASFTRLREGEEPVAPREDLSHATNFLYMLNGEEPDDVLAETFDMALVLHADHGLNASTFSAMVTSSTLADLHSAVTSAIGTLSGSLHGGANQDVMEMLKEVDESDKDPKQWIDDALANGRRVPGFGHRVYNVKDPRARILSEKSKALGEASEQKWYDYSVAIEEYLREEKGLAPNVDFYSASTYYQMGIPVDIYTPIFAVSRVGGWIAHVLEQYEDNRLIRPRARYVGERGLDYASADER, encoded by the coding sequence ATGGCTGACGAGCTGAAGAAGGGGCTCGAGGGTGTGCTGGTCGCCGAATCCGAGTTGAGCTTCATCGACGGGGATGCCGGGCGGCTCATCTATCGGGGCTACTCCATCGACGACCTCGCGCGCGAGGCCAGCTTCGAGGAGGTCGTCTACCTGCTCTGGCACGGCGAACTCCCGGAGGCGGGCGACCTCGCCGAGTTCGCCGACGCGATGGCGACCGAGCGTCACCTCGCCGACGGCATGCACGACCTCGTCCGCGAACTCGCCGCCGCGGACGAGGAGCCGATGGCCGCCATGCGGACGATCGCGTCCGACCTCTCGGCGTACGATCCGGACGCGGACGCCGACCCGACCGACCGCGAGGCGAACCTCCGGAAGGGTCGTCGCCTCACCGCGAAGCTCCCGACGGCGCTCGCGTCGTTCACCCGCCTCCGCGAGGGCGAGGAGCCGGTCGCCCCGCGCGAGGACCTCTCGCACGCCACGAACTTCCTCTACATGCTCAACGGCGAGGAGCCGGACGACGTGCTCGCCGAGACGTTCGACATGGCGCTCGTGCTCCACGCCGACCACGGACTGAACGCCTCGACGTTCTCCGCGATGGTCACCTCATCGACGCTTGCAGACCTCCACAGCGCCGTCACGAGCGCGATCGGGACGCTCTCGGGTAGCCTCCACGGCGGGGCCAACCAGGACGTGATGGAGATGCTGAAGGAGGTCGACGAGAGCGACAAGGACCCCAAGCAGTGGATCGACGACGCGCTCGCGAACGGCCGCCGCGTCCCCGGGTTCGGTCACCGCGTCTACAACGTGAAGGACCCCCGCGCGCGCATCCTGAGCGAGAAGTCGAAGGCGCTCGGCGAGGCGAGCGAGCAGAAGTGGTACGACTACAGCGTCGCCATCGAGGAGTACCTCCGGGAGGAGAAGGGCCTCGCGCCGAATGTGGACTTCTACTCCGCCTCGACCTACTACCAGATGGGCATCCCCGTCGACATCTACACCCCCATCTTCGCCGTCAGCCGCGTCGGCGGCTGGATCGCCCACGTCCTCGAACAGTACGAGGACAACCGCCTCATCCGCCCCCGCGCCCGGTACGTCGGCGAGCGGGGCCTGGACTACGCGTCGGCCGACGAGCGGTAG
- a CDS encoding MATE family efflux transporter, whose translation MTRERRSLEPLDPEAVHARFPLWIGLGMGGGAIALSSQDTGASPTSRTPDAGGDGTPDPADAGVARAVANRDQAISTALLAGALLGLPFVAFGLLFGREAIALLGAPPEVARLGGTYLAIVFATAPARHVSLVAARSLQGTGDTRTPMYVNVVANGLNIAGSVALGLGWFGAPDLGVVGVGLATAAANVFTAVVLTAALRTGWTDAGLVRPADPIVARQLLAVSAPAVAEGLASTLAAFPLNAILLGFGTAVNAAYQIGRRVFQQVTSPLSRGYNVAASVVVGQALGDGDPGRARFEGRATAALGICTVGVVGLLLVGVADAFVAAFTDDPETTRYAVAFARVYGLTASFLVVFVVLQGALRGAGETRVPLVARTSALFGFLVGFTYLAGVVLGYGVVGAYAGIALAYVWMALVVAVSFGRSDWAGRAARMMAERGSLAED comes from the coding sequence ATGACGAGAGAGCGTCGCTCTCTCGAACCACTTGACCCCGAGGCGGTTCACGCCCGCTTTCCCCTTTGGATCGGCCTCGGCATGGGCGGCGGGGCGATCGCGCTCTCCAGCCAGGACACCGGGGCGTCCCCGACGTCCCGGACACCCGATGCCGGAGGCGACGGGACCCCCGACCCTGCCGACGCCGGCGTCGCACGCGCCGTCGCGAACCGCGACCAGGCCATCAGCACGGCGCTCCTCGCCGGGGCGCTGCTCGGCCTCCCGTTCGTCGCGTTCGGCCTCCTGTTCGGACGTGAAGCCATCGCACTGCTCGGCGCGCCGCCCGAAGTGGCGCGCCTCGGCGGCACCTACCTCGCGATCGTCTTCGCCACCGCCCCGGCCCGCCACGTCTCGCTCGTCGCCGCCCGCTCGCTACAGGGAACCGGCGACACCCGAACGCCGATGTACGTCAACGTCGTCGCCAACGGGCTGAACATCGCCGGCAGCGTCGCGCTCGGCCTGGGGTGGTTCGGCGCGCCCGACCTCGGCGTGGTCGGCGTCGGCCTCGCCACCGCCGCCGCGAACGTCTTCACCGCCGTCGTCCTCACGGCCGCGCTCCGCACGGGGTGGACCGACGCTGGCCTGGTCCGCCCCGCTGACCCGATCGTCGCCCGACAACTCCTCGCGGTGAGCGCCCCCGCCGTCGCCGAGGGGCTGGCCTCGACGCTCGCCGCCTTCCCGCTCAACGCGATCCTGCTCGGCTTCGGGACGGCGGTGAACGCCGCCTACCAGATCGGTCGGCGGGTCTTCCAGCAGGTGACGAGCCCCCTCTCTCGCGGGTACAACGTCGCCGCGAGCGTCGTCGTCGGGCAGGCGCTCGGCGACGGCGACCCCGGCCGGGCGCGCTTCGAGGGCCGGGCGACCGCGGCACTCGGTATCTGCACCGTCGGCGTCGTCGGCCTCCTGCTGGTCGGCGTCGCGGACGCGTTCGTCGCCGCGTTCACCGACGACCCCGAGACGACGCGCTACGCGGTCGCCTTCGCGCGCGTCTACGGTCTCACCGCGTCGTTCCTCGTCGTCTTCGTCGTGCTACAGGGGGCACTGCGCGGCGCGGGCGAGACGCGCGTCCCACTCGTCGCGCGCACGTCCGCCCTCTTCGGGTTCCTCGTCGGGTTCACCTACCTGGCGGGCGTCGTTCTGGGCTACGGCGTCGTCGGGGCGTACGCGGGCATCGCGCTTGCGTACGTCTGGATGGCGCTCGTCGTCGCGGTCAGCTTCGGGCGCTCGGACTGGGCCGGGCGGGCCGCCCGGATGATGGCCGAGCGCGGCAGTCTCGCGGAGGACTGA
- a CDS encoding gamma-glutamylcyclotransferase family protein: protein MDVFVYGTLTDPARADEVLDDYEYAGEATLSGLHRVDGTYPTLAPGGETRGRLLRTSALATLDAYEGVDRGLYARVRVPSDARSGSVWTYVGDPEALFAPAEWPGDGPFPERVRDFIQSRPVVVRTNDVR, encoded by the coding sequence ATGGACGTGTTCGTCTACGGGACGCTGACCGACCCGGCGCGCGCGGACGAGGTCCTCGACGACTACGAGTACGCCGGCGAGGCGACGCTCTCGGGGCTCCACCGCGTCGACGGGACGTACCCGACGCTGGCTCCGGGCGGCGAGACGCGGGGTCGCCTGCTGCGCACCTCGGCCCTCGCGACGCTCGACGCCTACGAGGGCGTCGATCGCGGCCTCTACGCCCGCGTCCGCGTCCCGAGCGACGCACGCTCGGGGTCGGTGTGGACGTACGTGGGCGACCCCGAGGCGCTGTTCGCTCCCGCCGAGTGGCCGGGCGACGGGCCGTTCCCCGAGCGCGTCAGGGACTTCATTCAATCTCGACCCGTCGTGGTACGAACGAACGACGTCCGTTAG
- the ilvA gene encoding threonine ammonia-lyase: MLSLDDVYAARERIGDAAVRTPIEYSHTFSEFTGAEIHLKYEQFQRTGAFKIRGATNRIATLSASEREAGVVTASAGNHAQGVALAATRADVDATIVMPENAPISKVKATEGYGGRVVLHGAGYDEAQARAHEIEREEGRFYLHAFDDADVMAGQGTIGLEIVEDLPAVDAVVVPVGGGGLISGVATAVKGIDPDVRVVGVQAAGASSVADSLRKGEVVSCDGVDTIADGIAVTHAGERTFDVIRERVDEVVTVSDPEIAIAITYLLERSKVLAEGAGAVPLAAALGEKFDYESGEVVVPVISGGNIDSNTLTTVLMRGLLERGRYLRIKTVLKDEPGALRNLAGVIAGERANIYAIQHDRTARDVGMSSAEVELDLETRGHDHVDRLIETLESKGYPVEVLV; encoded by the coding sequence ATGCTGTCGCTCGACGACGTGTACGCGGCCCGCGAGCGGATCGGCGACGCCGCCGTTCGCACGCCTATCGAGTACTCCCACACGTTCTCCGAGTTCACCGGCGCGGAGATCCACCTCAAGTACGAGCAGTTCCAGCGGACGGGCGCGTTCAAGATCCGGGGGGCGACCAACCGCATCGCCACCCTCTCCGCGTCGGAGCGCGAGGCCGGCGTCGTCACCGCCAGCGCGGGCAACCACGCGCAGGGGGTCGCCCTCGCCGCCACGCGGGCCGACGTGGACGCGACGATCGTCATGCCCGAGAACGCGCCCATCTCGAAGGTGAAGGCGACGGAGGGCTACGGCGGTCGGGTCGTCCTCCACGGCGCGGGCTACGACGAGGCGCAGGCCCGCGCCCACGAGATCGAGCGCGAGGAGGGGCGGTTCTACCTCCACGCCTTCGACGACGCCGACGTGATGGCCGGACAGGGGACGATCGGCCTCGAGATCGTCGAGGACCTCCCCGCGGTCGACGCGGTTGTCGTCCCCGTCGGCGGCGGCGGTCTCATCTCGGGGGTCGCCACCGCGGTGAAGGGGATCGACCCCGACGTGCGCGTGGTCGGCGTGCAGGCGGCGGGCGCGTCGAGCGTCGCCGACTCGCTTCGGAAGGGCGAGGTCGTCTCCTGCGACGGCGTCGACACCATCGCCGACGGCATCGCCGTCACGCACGCCGGGGAGCGGACCTTCGACGTCATCCGCGAGCGCGTCGACGAGGTCGTCACCGTCTCCGACCCGGAGATCGCGATAGCGATCACCTACCTGCTGGAGCGCTCGAAGGTGCTCGCCGAGGGTGCCGGCGCGGTCCCCCTCGCGGCCGCGCTCGGCGAGAAGTTCGACTACGAATCGGGCGAGGTCGTCGTCCCGGTGATCTCCGGGGGGAACATCGACTCGAACACGCTCACGACCGTCCTGATGCGCGGGCTCCTCGAACGAGGGCGCTACCTGCGCATCAAGACCGTCCTCAAGGACGAACCCGGCGCGCTGCGCAACCTGGCGGGCGTCATCGCCGGCGAGCGCGCGAACATCTACGCCATCCAGCACGACCGCACCGCCCGCGACGTCGGGATGTCCTCGGCGGAGGTGGAACTCGACCTCGAGACGCGCGGCCACGACCACGTCGACCGACTCATCGAGACGCTGGAGTCGAAGGGCTACCCCGTCGAAGTGCTCGTGTGA
- a CDS encoding RidA family protein: protein MKRIISTDDAPAAVGAYSQATTTGDLVFTAGQIPLTPDGELLDDASIAEQTEQALSNVEAVLAEAGADLSDVLKTTVFLADIDDFEEMNETYAGFFDEEPPARSAVQAGALPKGVGVEIEAVASLAE, encoded by the coding sequence ATGAAGCGCATCATCAGCACGGACGACGCGCCCGCGGCCGTCGGCGCGTACAGCCAGGCGACGACCACCGGCGACCTCGTGTTCACCGCGGGACAGATTCCCCTCACGCCGGACGGCGAGTTGCTGGACGACGCCTCCATCGCCGAGCAGACCGAGCAGGCGCTCTCGAACGTCGAGGCGGTCCTCGCGGAGGCGGGTGCGGACCTCTCGGACGTGCTCAAGACGACGGTGTTCCTCGCGGACATCGACGACTTCGAGGAGATGAACGAGACGTACGCGGGCTTCTTCGACGAGGAGCCGCCCGCCCGGAGCGCGGTGCAGGCCGGGGCGCTCCCCAAGGGGGTCGGCGTCGAGATCGAGGCGGTCGCCTCGCTCGCGGAGTGA
- a CDS encoding DUF7383 domain-containing protein → MDEQRYRSNYALVEFSEHLGTDPDALDIPWAEFVGDESTERVFRVPVEGAVDGYVTIQAFDVGTYGHEVLINGEALSGFDLPPAAGWQCWMDVLTGATLRAGENAIQIRRDTESGDDFAVGTVRVNWREPTSDVDSI, encoded by the coding sequence ATGGACGAGCAGCGGTACCGGAGCAACTACGCGCTCGTTGAGTTCAGCGAGCACCTCGGGACGGATCCGGACGCCCTCGACATCCCGTGGGCGGAGTTCGTCGGCGACGAGTCGACCGAACGGGTGTTCAGGGTCCCGGTCGAGGGTGCGGTGGACGGCTACGTGACGATCCAGGCGTTCGACGTCGGGACGTACGGCCACGAGGTCCTGATCAACGGCGAGGCGCTCTCGGGGTTCGACCTCCCCCCCGCCGCGGGCTGGCAGTGCTGGATGGACGTGCTCACGGGCGCGACGCTCCGCGCGGGCGAGAACGCGATCCAGATCCGCCGCGACACGGAGTCGGGCGACGACTTCGCCGTCGGGACGGTACGGGTGAACTGGCGCGAGCCGACGTCGGACGTCGATAGTATTTAA
- the thsB gene encoding thermosome subunit beta, with protein MSQRQRMGQPMIILGEDSQRMKDRDAQSHNISAARAVAEAVRSTLGPKGMDKMLVSSMGDVTVTNDGVTILQEMDIDNPTAEMIVEVAETQEDEAGDGTTTAVAIAGELLKNAQDLLEQDIHPTAVIKGFHLASQRAREEVDDIAERVDTDDEELLRKVAETSMTGKGAELNKELLGQLIVDAVQQVTVEGPEGENVVDLDYVKIETQTGRAAGESELLQGAAIDKDPVHPDMPDTVGEARVMLINEPIEIEEADVDTQLSVDSPDQLQQFLDNEEAQLKEKVEQIEATGANVVFCQKGIDDLAQHYLAKKGILAVRRAKKSDVKFLKEVLGARIVSDLDSATEEDLGTGSVRRDDADELFYVEGGDSHGVTLLLRGSTDHVVDELERGITDALDVVAQTVSDGRVLAGGGAIEVELARRLRDYADSVEGREQLAVEAFADSLELVPRVLAENAGLDAIDTLVDLRAAHEDDQIRAGLNVFSGQVEDTFDAGVVEPAHAKEQALSSATEAANLVLKIDDIIAAGDLSTGGNDDEEMGGAPGGMGGMGGMGGMGGMGGAM; from the coding sequence ATGAGCCAGCGACAACGCATGGGCCAGCCGATGATCATTCTCGGCGAGGACTCCCAGCGGATGAAAGACCGCGACGCACAGTCTCACAACATCTCCGCCGCGCGAGCGGTCGCCGAGGCGGTACGTTCCACCCTCGGTCCGAAGGGGATGGACAAGATGCTCGTCTCCTCGATGGGCGACGTCACCGTCACGAACGACGGCGTCACCATCCTCCAGGAGATGGACATCGACAACCCGACGGCCGAGATGATCGTCGAGGTCGCGGAGACCCAGGAGGACGAGGCCGGCGACGGCACGACGACCGCGGTCGCCATCGCGGGCGAACTCCTGAAGAACGCCCAGGACCTGCTCGAGCAGGACATCCACCCGACGGCGGTCATCAAGGGCTTCCACCTGGCGTCCCAGCGGGCCCGCGAGGAGGTCGACGACATCGCAGAGCGCGTCGACACCGACGACGAGGAACTCCTGCGCAAGGTCGCCGAGACCTCCATGACCGGCAAGGGCGCTGAGCTGAACAAGGAGCTGCTCGGCCAGCTCATCGTCGACGCGGTGCAGCAGGTCACCGTCGAGGGCCCCGAGGGCGAGAACGTCGTCGACCTCGACTACGTGAAGATCGAGACCCAGACCGGGCGCGCCGCGGGCGAGTCCGAACTGCTCCAGGGCGCGGCCATCGACAAGGACCCCGTCCACCCGGACATGCCCGACACCGTCGGGGAGGCGCGGGTCATGCTCATCAACGAGCCGATCGAGATCGAGGAGGCCGACGTGGACACGCAGCTCTCCGTCGACAGCCCCGACCAGCTCCAGCAGTTCCTCGACAACGAGGAGGCCCAGCTCAAGGAGAAGGTCGAGCAGATCGAGGCCACGGGCGCGAACGTCGTCTTCTGCCAGAAGGGCATCGACGACCTCGCCCAGCACTACCTCGCGAAGAAGGGCATCCTCGCCGTCCGCCGCGCGAAGAAGTCCGACGTCAAGTTCCTGAAGGAGGTCCTCGGCGCGCGCATCGTCAGCGACCTCGACAGCGCCACCGAGGAGGACCTCGGCACCGGTAGCGTCCGCCGCGACGACGCCGACGAGCTGTTCTACGTCGAGGGCGGCGACAGCCACGGCGTGACGCTCCTGCTGCGCGGCTCGACCGACCACGTCGTCGACGAACTGGAGCGCGGCATCACCGACGCGCTCGACGTCGTCGCGCAGACCGTCTCCGACGGCCGCGTGCTCGCCGGCGGCGGCGCTATCGAGGTCGAACTCGCCCGCCGCCTGCGCGACTACGCCGACTCCGTCGAGGGGCGCGAGCAGCTCGCCGTCGAGGCGTTCGCCGACTCGCTCGAACTCGTCCCGCGCGTGCTCGCGGAGAACGCCGGTCTCGACGCCATCGACACGCTGGTCGACCTCCGCGCGGCCCACGAGGACGACCAGATCCGCGCCGGCCTGAACGTCTTCTCCGGCCAGGTCGAGGACACCTTCGACGCGGGCGTCGTCGAACCCGCCCACGCGAAGGAGCAGGCGCTCTCCTCGGCCACCGAGGCCGCCAACCTCGTCCTCAAGATCGACGACATCATCGCCGCGGGCGACCTGTCCACCGGCGGTAACGACGACGAGGAGATGGGCGGCGCACCCGGCGGCATGGGCGGCATGGGCGGCATGGGCGGCATGGGCGGCATGGGCGGCGCTATGTGA
- a CDS encoding ornithine cyclodeaminase family protein has protein sequence MQTLLLNPEDVLANAKMSEVIAAVEDAFAAYEHGDAQMPAKSYIDLPRYNGDFRSMPAYLDVRKSEYGPSGRSDSPAGSDASGDWDAAGVKWVNVHPDNADRYDLPTVLGTVIYSDPRNAFPLAVMDGTSVTRLRTGAAAAVATDHLAVEDATSLGIVGAGVQSYTQLEAISAIRPIERVVVSDIDAERVAAFRDRFGDDFDVRAGSVEEAAACDVLSTVTPVEEPIVKREWVGERTHVNAMGADAAGKHELEDGILLDATLVIDDHAQTTHSGEINVPYSKGVLTDDDIHAAIGEIVVGERPGRTADTGVTVFDSTGLAIQDIATAHVVYEHAKETGAGYPFDLVDTRVR, from the coding sequence ATGCAGACGCTGCTGTTGAACCCCGAGGACGTCCTCGCCAACGCGAAGATGTCCGAGGTCATCGCGGCGGTCGAGGACGCCTTCGCCGCCTACGAGCACGGCGACGCACAGATGCCCGCCAAGTCCTACATCGACCTGCCGCGGTACAACGGCGACTTCCGGTCGATGCCCGCCTACCTCGACGTCCGGAAGAGCGAGTACGGCCCTTCGGGGCGGTCTGACTCGCCCGCGGGTTCCGACGCGTCCGGCGACTGGGACGCCGCCGGGGTGAAGTGGGTGAACGTCCACCCCGACAACGCCGATCGGTACGACCTGCCGACCGTGCTCGGGACGGTCATCTACTCCGATCCGCGGAACGCCTTCCCGCTGGCCGTGATGGACGGGACGAGCGTCACGCGCCTGCGCACGGGCGCGGCGGCCGCCGTCGCCACCGACCACCTCGCCGTCGAGGATGCGACCTCCCTCGGCATCGTCGGCGCGGGCGTCCAGTCGTACACCCAGCTGGAGGCCATCAGCGCGATCCGACCTATCGAGCGCGTCGTCGTGAGCGACATCGACGCGGAGCGGGTCGCGGCCTTCCGCGATCGGTTCGGCGACGACTTCGACGTGCGGGCCGGGAGCGTCGAGGAGGCCGCCGCCTGCGACGTGCTCTCGACGGTCACGCCCGTCGAGGAGCCGATCGTGAAGCGCGAGTGGGTCGGCGAGCGCACGCACGTCAACGCCATGGGCGCGGACGCCGCCGGCAAGCACGAACTCGAGGACGGGATACTGCTCGACGCGACGCTCGTCATCGACGACCACGCCCAGACCACCCACTCCGGCGAGATCAACGTCCCCTACTCGAAGGGCGTCCTGACCGACGACGACATCCACGCCGCGATCGGCGAGATCGTCGTCGGGGAACGCCCGGGCCGAACGGCGGACACCGGCGTCACCGTCTTCGACTCGACCGGCCTCGCGATCCAGGACATCGCGACCGCGCACGTCGTCTACGAGCACGCGAAGGAGACCGGCGCGGGCTACCCGTTCGACCTCGTGGACACGCGCGTTCGGTGA
- a CDS encoding DUF7535 family protein produces MSQDPNEQQGLAARMRTVTPEYFGRPDAEMSAIGWALFLGMVILLVPLLPFIAIVWAVSKLFERGAERRARRRE; encoded by the coding sequence ATGAGCCAGGACCCGAACGAACAGCAGGGCCTCGCCGCGCGGATGCGAACCGTCACGCCGGAGTACTTCGGCCGGCCGGACGCGGAGATGAGCGCCATCGGCTGGGCGCTCTTTCTCGGCATGGTGATCCTGCTCGTGCCGCTACTGCCCTTCATCGCGATCGTCTGGGCCGTCTCGAAGCTGTTCGAGCGCGGTGCGGAGCGACGGGCGCGACGGCGGGAGTAG